The genomic DNA CTGGTCATCCTGAATGCCCGCAAACGCGACGCGGAGGCCATGATGGCCTCCGCCTGACAACACAGTTGCTACCGTGGGCTCTGGGAAGCCGACCGAGGCCGGCTCTACCGCCCTTGCGTCACCACGTGCCGGTGAGGTTGTCCGCGGCGGCGTACTCGGTGGGGACGTAAGCCAGCGTCTTCCCGGCCCCATCGGTCACGTTCCAGCCCGCTCCGGCGGGTGTCGGCACGAAGGCCACGGTCTCGCCGACGGCGAAGGCTGCACCGGGGTTGTCCTGCCGCGCCGGCCATTGCAGCGTGGCGGTCTGCTCTGCATTGCCCGGCACCTGCAGTTGCACTTTGCAGCCCTGCGCGTCAGTGGTGACTTCTTTGACTTCCATCGGCGGCAGCGGCTTGGCCGGCACGCGTTTGCGGGCGCTGCGTTGCTCGCTGGCCTTGAACGGCGCCTTCGACAATTCCACCAACCCCACCGACGCGGCCAGCGGGATCGACAGCGTCAGCACCATCGACACCAGCACGCCGGCCTCGCTGCTGTTGAGGTCCCCGCCGCCGGCGTGGGCGCGTGGAGTGAATACGGTGGTGGCCGCAAGCAGCAAGGCCAGGGCGGGTGTGGCGAAGGTACGGGACATGCGTGTCTCCAGGTACGGAAAGGGTCAGGGCGCGACCGGGGCAGCGCCTGCCACGGCGACATGCGGTATCGAAAGGTCCTGTTGCAGCTGGCGTCGCACGCGCAGGAAGTCGAACACGGATTCCACCGTCACCACCGAGTAATTGCCCGACACCCGCTCACCGGCGGGATGGTCGGTCGTGGTGGCATTGGCCACGAACAGGCGCGCGCCCAACCGCTTGCCCAAGCCGATGTGCAGCACGCTGGGCCGGTAGTCGTGGGTCTTCAGCCAGTCCTGCGCCTGCGTGCGATCCTGCAGCGGCGCGGTACCGTCGGCGCTTGCCATCGCCACCGCCAGCACCTCCAGCACCCAGCCATTGGAATTCTGGAACTCGGTACGGAACGGATAGGCCACCGCGTTGTAGCGCGGCTCGTGCAGCGCATGCGCGGTGCGGGCGGGCGGCTGCAGCAGCGCTTTCAACCGCGCGCGCAGGGGCGCATCAGGGATGCCGATGCGCAGGTCGGTGTGGCCACCGGTTTCGCCGATGAAGTTGGCCAGCCCTTCGCGGTACAGCTGCGAACGGTCGGTCTTGCAACGGTTGAGCAGGTGCACCGCGCGCCAGCGTCCATCGGCTTCGCGCAGCAGGAAGGCCAGATGGCTGTGGCGCAGGCCGTAGCGGCTCAGGTCCTGGCCACCGCGTGCGGCGACCACGATGTCGACGTCCGGCAGCGCTTCCAGTTGCTCGGCCGTGGTCCATGCCATGTCGAACATCGCCGCTTCGGCGGCCGGGCTGGGGTAGCGCTCGCGGCAGGTGCCGCTGTCGGCCCAGGCAGACGCCGGGGCAAGGAGCAGCAGCAGGGCGAGGTAAAAAGCGAGACGTTCCATGTGCCGCCGATGATAGACGGTCACCGGGGCAGCGGGGCGCCCACGCCCAGTCGCCGTTTCACCTCCGCGGCCACGCGCGTGGTCTCGCGCAGCGGCGCGATAGGGCCGTGTGACCAGTCCAGCCAGCGCGGCTGCAGCCGGCCACGTTCCTGCAAGGCACGGTGGAAGCGGGCCAGGCGAACCTGCACTACATCACCCAGCGCCACCATCACCGGCAGCCGCGTGGCGCAGGCTTCAGACAACAGATTCACCGAATCCGGCGATGCCACCACCCGGTCGGCCCAGCCCAGCAGGCCGGCGTACGGGTTCACGCCATCGCCGCCATCGCCCCAGATCACGTGGGGCACATCGGCGAAGGTCGCGCGCAGCGCATCGGACAGTGCCGGCGGCGTGCGGCGCGACGTCGTGGCCAGCAGGCTGCCGCCCTCGCTGCGCAGCTGCGACGCTACCTGCTCGAACACCGTGCGCATGGCGTCCTCGGTCCATGCCGCATGCGCCGTCGGCCCCCCCACCAGCAAGGCCGTACGTGGCCCGGGCAGGCTGCCGAAGTCAGCGAACGCTGCCCGCCCCAACGACAGCCAGTCGTCGTCGACCGGGTTGAGGCTGCCGAGCAGGGTCAGCACATTGCTGCCGCGCAGGGCGTCATGCTCGGGCACGACCACCAGGTCCCAATGGCGTGCATTGATGCGCGGGTCCAGGATCTGCACGACCTGGCTGCCGCGTGCGCGCAGCACCCGCAGGGCACCGGCGGCTTGGCGTCCACAGCCGATCGCCAACGCAGGAGGTGTCGCAGCCAGCGCTGCGAAGGCCGTTCCATAGCCCTGCGCGTCACCGGGCAGGCGGCGTGGCGACAGCCAGCGCCACGGTGCGCGTGGCGCGAGTGTCAGCGGCTGATGGGTGCCCAGACGCAAGGCACCGGCCAGTGCCACGGCCTGGCGGACATTGCCGGCGCGGCCATCGGTAATCGTCGAGGGCGCACTCGATCGTTGCACGATTGGCATTAATTCGTTTCAACCCTGCTGGGTGTTGCAACAGACGCGACACTCTACACTGCCTCGCATGGACCCGGCCGTTGCGGCATTGCCACCGCAGCCCGGCCCGCGATCCGCTGCGGCGGATCTCCCACCACTCCCAGGAGGATGCATGTCGCACGAACTCGACGCCGTCGCACTCGATCAGTTGTTCCGCACTGCCCGCACCGCCAACAGCTTCCACGACACGCCGGTGGACGAAGCCACGCTGCGTGCGCTGTACGACCTGGTGAAGTTCGGGCCGACCTCGGCCAACTCCAGCCCGGCGCGGTTCGTGTTCGTCACCTCCAAGGAAGGCAAGTCCAAGCTGGCGCCCGCGCTGTCCGAGGGCAACCTCGCCAAGACGATGGCCGCGCCGGTCACGGTGATCATCGCGCATGACCTCGACTTCCACGAGAAGCTGCCTTATCTGTTCCCGCATGCCGATGCGAAGAGCTGGTTCGACGGCCCGCAGGAAAACCGCCAGAAGCCCGCACTGCTCAATGGCAGCCTGCAGGGCGCCTACCTGATCCTGGCCGCACGCGCGCTGGGTCTGGATGCCGGCCCGATGACCGGCTTCGATCCGGCCAAGGTGGACGATGCGTTCTTCGCGGGCACCTCGCTGCGCAGCAACTTCCTGGTCAACCTGGGCCATGGCGATGACGCGGCCCTGTTCCCGCGTTCGCCACGCTTGTCCTTCGACGAAGCCGCTCGCATCGTCTGAACCGCCTTTGTGTTTGAATCGGCCCGTCCCGCGCGGTCGGGTCGATGTTTGCAGTCCATTCCCTTACCGAAATCGAGAGAGAGTCCGAACATGACCAAGACCCATAAGCTGCTGCTGCCGCTCGCCCTGACCCTGGCGATCGCGGCCTGCTCCAAGCCGGCTGAAGAAGCGGCTGCGCCGGCTGCTCCGGCCGCCGATGCCACCGCACCGGCCGCTGCTGCGCCGACCACCACCCCGGCCACCGACGCCGCTGCCGCTGCCCCGGCCGAAGCCGTGCAGATCGCATCGGGCACCTACAAGCTCGACCCGACCCACACCGACGTGCTGGCGCAGTGGAGCCACTTCGGCTTCTCCCACCCGACCGCCCACTTCGGCAATGCCGAAGGCACGCTGGTGTATGACGCGGCCGACGTGACCAAGTCCACCGTGGAAGTGAAGCTGCCGCTGACCGGCCTGAACAGCTTCACCGCGAAGTTCGACGAGCACCTGAAGAGCGCCGATTTCTTCGACGCCGGCAAGTTCCCGGCCGCCACCTTCAAGAGCACCAAGGTGGAAGCCGCGGGCACCAACAAGCTGACCGTCACCGGTGACCTGACCATCAAGGACCAGACCAAGCCGGTCACCCTGGACGTCACCATCAATGGCGGCGGTGAGCACCCGATGGCCAAGGTGCCGGCGGCTGGTTTCGATGCCACCACCACCATCAAGCGCAGCGATTTCGGCGTCGGCGCATATGCCCCGAACGTCAGCGACGAGGTCAAGATCCGCATCACGACCGAAGCCACCGGCGAAAAGCCGGCTGCCTGATCCACGGCAGGCTGCATGAAAAAACCCGCCGGTGACGGCGGGTTTTTTTTTGCGGCGTCGTCGATACGTACTTGAAGACGTTGCGCGCTGCTTGGCGTCGACGCGCACCTGGAAACCCTTGCGTACTGCTCGGCGTCGACACGTACTTGGGAAAAATTGGCGCGCTGCTTGGTAGCGCCGAGCCACGCTCGGCGGAAACCTTGGCGGCGCGCGAACCGCGAACCGCGCCGCTGCGCTCGCCGAGCATGGCTCGGCGCTACCGCGATGGCGCGTCGTCCGTCGCGATGGTGCGTCGTCCGAGGTGTCAGGTCAGGCGCGTTTGCAGCCAGCGGTCGGTCACCGCGATCGGCGTCAGGCGCGGGGTGATCTTCAAGTCGAGCGCGCGCACGAAATCCTGCGCGGCGCGGCCGTACGCCTGGCGGGCCATCAGTGCGGCCTGCTTGGTGCTGGCCTGCTGCGTGCGCAACTTCACCAGATGCACCGAAGGGCGTCCGGGCGGCGAGAACTTCTGGTCGCGGCGCAGGATGTCCGCCACCAGGTTCATATCCGTATCGGCTTTCAGCGCCGCGTGCTTGGTCTGCAGCAGGGACAGCAACAACTGGCGCAGACTGGCGGACTCGCCGTGGGGGGCCAGCAGGGAATCAAAGGCAGCATCGTCGGCCTGCAGGCGCTCGAGCGCCGCGGCGAGGGTAGGAACAGAGAGGTCGGTCATGACGCGATTATCGCGCCAATCGGGGTGGCGTGGCGGGGGAACAGCGTGGCCGGTCGCCGGTGTTGTTGGTGGTGGTGCTGTTGCTGCTCTGGCTCTCGCTCTCGCTCTTGCTCCGGTAGAGCCGACTTCAGTCGGCTGGCACCGTCATCGTCCGCGATGGGGCAGCCGACTGAAGTCGGCTCTACCGTCGGCTGTACCCTCGGGAGGGTTCAATCGCCGTCGGTGTCATCCGGGTGGGCTTTCCAATAGCCGGTGGAGCGGATCCAGTCGCGGGGCCCGGCGTGGTGGCCTTCGAAGAACTTGCGCATCATGCGGGCGCGGCGGGATTCGGTGGCGATCCAATAGAACACGTCGCCTTCCGGGGCCTCGAAGTCCACCAGCGCATCTTCCAGCAATGAACTGCTGGCCGCCGGAAAGCCATTGCGCTCCAGCCACTGGATGCGCACGTTGTCCCCCTGCGGCAGGTCCTGGCGCTCCTCTTCGTCGGCCACTTCGATCAGCACCTGTACCTCGGCCGTTTCAGGCAGCACCTCCAACCAGCGTGCAATCGCCGGCAGCGCCGTTTCGTCGCCGATCAGTACATAGCCGTCGTAGTCATCGGCCACCTGGAACGAACCGCGCGGACCGCCCACGGCCAGCGTGTCGCCCGGCTGTGCGCGGGCAGCCCATGGGCCGGCGACACCGTGGTCGCCGTGCAGCACGAAGTCGATGGCCAGCTCGCCGGCTTCGTGATCCCAGCCGCGTGGCGTGTAGTCGCGGGCCGGCGAATGCTCCTTGCCTTCCGGGTAACGCGGGCCCTCGGCGGTCATGGTCGGCAGCACCATCTCACCGCTGCTGTTGGGGAAGAACAGCTTGATGTGGTCGTCGGCGCCGGGCGAATCGAAGCCGGCCAGATCGGTACCGCCCAGGATCACGCGACGCATGTGGGGG from Stenotrophomonas sp. 169 includes the following:
- a CDS encoding DUF2145 domain-containing protein — translated: MERLAFYLALLLLLAPASAWADSGTCRERYPSPAAEAAMFDMAWTTAEQLEALPDVDIVVAARGGQDLSRYGLRHSHLAFLLREADGRWRAVHLLNRCKTDRSQLYREGLANFIGETGGHTDLRIGIPDAPLRARLKALLQPPARTAHALHEPRYNAVAYPFRTEFQNSNGWVLEVLAVAMASADGTAPLQDRTQAQDWLKTHDYRPSVLHIGLGKRLGARLFVANATTTDHPAGERVSGNYSVVTVESVFDFLRVRRQLQQDLSIPHVAVAGAAPVAP
- a CDS encoding mitochondrial fission ELM1 family protein, giving the protein MPIVQRSSAPSTITDGRAGNVRQAVALAGALRLGTHQPLTLAPRAPWRWLSPRRLPGDAQGYGTAFAALAATPPALAIGCGRQAAGALRVLRARGSQVVQILDPRINARHWDLVVVPEHDALRGSNVLTLLGSLNPVDDDWLSLGRAAFADFGSLPGPRTALLVGGPTAHAAWTEDAMRTVFEQVASQLRSEGGSLLATTSRRTPPALSDALRATFADVPHVIWGDGGDGVNPYAGLLGWADRVVASPDSVNLLSEACATRLPVMVALGDVVQVRLARFHRALQERGRLQPRWLDWSHGPIAPLRETTRVAAEVKRRLGVGAPLPR
- a CDS encoding malonic semialdehyde reductase, which produces MSHELDAVALDQLFRTARTANSFHDTPVDEATLRALYDLVKFGPTSANSSPARFVFVTSKEGKSKLAPALSEGNLAKTMAAPVTVIIAHDLDFHEKLPYLFPHADAKSWFDGPQENRQKPALLNGSLQGAYLILAARALGLDAGPMTGFDPAKVDDAFFAGTSLRSNFLVNLGHGDDAALFPRSPRLSFDEAARIV
- a CDS encoding YceI family protein, whose protein sequence is MTKTHKLLLPLALTLAIAACSKPAEEAAAPAAPAADATAPAAAAPTTTPATDAAAAAPAEAVQIASGTYKLDPTHTDVLAQWSHFGFSHPTAHFGNAEGTLVYDAADVTKSTVEVKLPLTGLNSFTAKFDEHLKSADFFDAGKFPAATFKSTKVEAAGTNKLTVTGDLTIKDQTKPVTLDVTINGGGEHPMAKVPAAGFDATTTIKRSDFGVGAYAPNVSDEVKIRITTEATGEKPAA
- a CDS encoding siderophore-interacting protein, which encodes MSHHENKRLRLDVRFRELTVLRTEDITPHMRRVILGGTDLAGFDSPGADDHIKLFFPNSSGEMVLPTMTAEGPRYPEGKEHSPARDYTPRGWDHEAGELAIDFVLHGDHGVAGPWAARAQPGDTLAVGGPRGSFQVADDYDGYVLIGDETALPAIARWLEVLPETAEVQVLIEVADEEERQDLPQGDNVRIQWLERNGFPAASSSLLEDALVDFEAPEGDVFYWIATESRRARMMRKFFEGHHAGPRDWIRSTGYWKAHPDDTDGD